In Alicyclobacillus macrosporangiidus CPP55, a single window of DNA contains:
- a CDS encoding type 1 glutamine amidotransferase produces MSRSLRIAHLYPELLNLYADRGNILTLCRRCEWRGIPVEVEEVTAGDPLQLARYHLVLLGGGSDREQEIVARTLVAERTEWADAVAAGLPVLAVCGGYQLLGEYYELPGGDKVPGLAVLDLQTVAGEPRLIGNIAIESPVCGTIVGFENHGGRTRHRHEPLGRVLAGHGNNGEDGQEGVRYLNVFGTYIHGPLLPKNPRLADWILQTALDYAGIPADLAPLPDELERAAHEAFLARRITPEPARA; encoded by the coding sequence TTGTCCCGCTCTCTGCGCATCGCCCATCTGTATCCTGAGCTGCTGAACCTGTACGCCGACCGAGGCAACATCCTGACTCTGTGCCGCCGCTGCGAATGGCGAGGCATCCCGGTCGAAGTCGAGGAGGTCACCGCGGGCGACCCGCTTCAGTTGGCCCGGTACCACCTGGTCCTCCTCGGAGGCGGTTCTGACCGCGAGCAGGAAATCGTCGCGCGGACCCTGGTCGCGGAGCGCACCGAGTGGGCCGACGCCGTCGCGGCCGGACTGCCCGTGCTCGCCGTCTGCGGCGGTTACCAGTTGCTCGGGGAGTATTACGAATTGCCTGGGGGAGATAAGGTGCCGGGCCTGGCGGTGCTCGATCTGCAAACCGTCGCGGGGGAACCGCGGCTGATCGGCAACATCGCCATCGAGTCCCCGGTGTGCGGTACGATTGTGGGGTTTGAGAACCACGGGGGCCGCACTCGCCATCGGCATGAGCCGCTCGGCCGCGTGTTGGCCGGACATGGCAACAACGGCGAGGACGGCCAGGAAGGTGTGCGCTATCTCAACGTATTCGGCACCTACATCCATGGGCCCCTGCTGCCGAAGAACCCACGTCTGGCGGACTGGATCCTGCAGACGGCGTTGGACTACGCCGGCATTCCGGCGGATCTGGCGCCCTTGCCGGACGAGCTGGAGCGGGCGGCGCACGAGGCGTTTCTCGCCCGCCGCATCACGCCCGAACCCGCCCGCGCCTGA
- a CDS encoding MurT ligase domain-containing protein, which translates to MWIGKCTAFLLRLAGRRATSLPGQVALRFSPRLLAKLGQQLEWCIVVTGTNGKTTTANLLAAILRTEGPIVHNAEGANMTQGIVTALLQHTDWLGRLRVRTALFEIDEATLPQVAPHLPVRVAVVTNVFRDQLDRYGEVDGTLAKLVSGLKKTEAMLVLNADDPLAHHIGVTSGRRCAYYGLARDHAGEPQRRQMRDGAFCLSCGEPLHYDGYFYGQLGLYKCLACDFMRPMPDFLGRIEHDTIEIQQNQLPRVRFQLPTRGLYNVYNVLAAISAARVCGFNADQIAKGLAAYRSPVGRMQVFRTSPVSVLNLIKNPAGCDSVLQAVGAEPGDKVLWIAINDQAADGRDVSWLWDADFEQLAEDRRIQFIVTSGMRAEDMALRLKYAGVPVDRLRAVPDLDAGLSEAFTVSRQLGGLPLYCLATYTALYPTAQWLERSVSPVVPLSAHRPSVS; encoded by the coding sequence GTGTGGATTGGAAAATGCACGGCGTTCTTGCTGCGCTTGGCCGGACGGCGTGCCACCAGCCTGCCGGGCCAGGTGGCGCTCCGCTTCTCCCCGCGGCTTCTCGCCAAGCTCGGGCAGCAGCTGGAGTGGTGCATCGTCGTCACCGGCACCAACGGCAAGACCACCACGGCGAATCTGCTCGCCGCCATCCTGCGTACGGAAGGTCCGATTGTGCACAACGCCGAGGGGGCGAACATGACCCAGGGCATCGTCACGGCCCTGTTGCAGCACACCGACTGGCTCGGGCGGCTGCGCGTCCGCACAGCCCTGTTTGAGATCGACGAGGCCACCCTGCCTCAGGTGGCTCCACACCTGCCCGTAAGGGTCGCCGTGGTGACCAATGTCTTTCGCGATCAACTCGACCGCTACGGCGAGGTGGACGGCACCCTCGCCAAACTCGTCTCGGGACTCAAGAAGACCGAGGCCATGCTGGTGCTCAATGCGGACGATCCGCTCGCGCATCACATCGGCGTCACCAGCGGCCGGCGGTGCGCCTACTACGGCCTCGCGCGCGATCACGCGGGTGAACCGCAACGCCGCCAGATGCGCGATGGCGCCTTCTGCCTGTCGTGCGGCGAACCTCTGCACTACGACGGCTACTTCTACGGCCAACTGGGGCTGTACAAGTGCTTGGCCTGCGATTTCATGCGGCCCATGCCCGATTTTCTCGGACGGATTGAACATGACACCATCGAGATTCAACAGAACCAGCTGCCGCGGGTGCGATTCCAACTGCCGACGCGGGGCTTGTACAACGTCTACAACGTCCTGGCGGCCATCAGCGCCGCCCGCGTGTGCGGCTTCAACGCAGACCAGATTGCGAAAGGCCTTGCGGCCTACCGGTCGCCCGTGGGCCGTATGCAGGTCTTTCGGACCAGCCCCGTCAGCGTGCTCAACCTGATCAAAAACCCCGCCGGGTGCGACAGCGTCCTGCAGGCCGTGGGTGCAGAGCCGGGCGACAAAGTGCTGTGGATCGCCATCAACGACCAGGCGGCCGACGGCAGAGACGTGTCCTGGCTGTGGGATGCGGATTTCGAACAACTGGCCGAAGACCGGCGTATTCAATTCATCGTCACCAGCGGCATGCGTGCGGAGGACATGGCCCTGCGCCTGAAGTACGCGGGGGTACCGGTGGACCGGCTGCGGGCGGTACCCGACCTGGATGCCGGCCTGAGTGAAGCCTTCACCGTCAGCCGTCAGCTGGGCGGCCTGCCTCTGTATTGCCTGGCCACGTACACGGCTCTCTATCCCACCGCACAATGGCTCGAGAGGAGCGTGTCGCCTGTTGTCCCGCTCTCTGCGCATCGCCCATCTGTATCCTGA
- a CDS encoding GAF domain-containing protein, whose product MHTFAAIEADTPEDFYETLAKQVEHLTDGERDVIANLANVSALLNLQLTNINWVGFYLWSERDQELVLGPFQGKPACIRIPMGKGVCGTAAQLRAPVVVPDVLQFPGHIACDTASRSEVVVPMVQQGRLVGVLDVDSPTPARFRDTDAEGLGKVVAAIVASTDFPER is encoded by the coding sequence ATGCACACGTTTGCCGCCATCGAAGCGGATACGCCAGAGGACTTCTACGAGACGTTGGCCAAACAGGTCGAGCATCTGACGGACGGCGAGCGGGACGTCATCGCCAATCTGGCGAACGTGTCCGCCTTGCTCAATCTGCAGCTGACGAATATCAACTGGGTCGGGTTTTATCTGTGGTCGGAGCGGGACCAGGAGTTGGTTCTCGGTCCCTTTCAAGGCAAGCCAGCCTGCATCCGCATTCCAATGGGCAAGGGGGTGTGCGGGACTGCCGCCCAGCTGCGCGCCCCGGTGGTGGTGCCGGATGTCCTGCAGTTCCCAGGTCATATCGCATGCGACACGGCCTCCCGCTCCGAGGTCGTGGTGCCCATGGTGCAACAGGGGCGTCTGGTCGGGGTGCTCGATGTCGACAGCCCGACGCCGGCCCGCTTTCGGGACACGGACGCGGAAGGCCTGGGGAAGGTCGTCGCCGCCATCGTCGCTAGCACCGATTTCCCGGAGCGGTAG
- a CDS encoding Spx/MgsR family RNA polymerase-binding regulatory protein, whose protein sequence is MEFYGYRRCSTCRNAYRFLQERGVEVPFHDLVEEPPSVEQLRRWVQASGQGIGAFINRQGTRYRELGLKDKALSDEEWLHLLSKDGKLIKRPILVDGDRVVVGFDRAAYEAAAGGR, encoded by the coding sequence ATGGAATTTTACGGGTATCGGCGGTGTTCCACGTGCCGCAACGCATACCGGTTTTTGCAGGAGCGCGGGGTGGAGGTCCCGTTTCACGATCTGGTTGAGGAGCCCCCGAGCGTCGAGCAGCTGCGCCGCTGGGTGCAGGCGTCGGGACAGGGGATCGGGGCCTTCATCAACCGCCAAGGCACGCGCTACCGGGAACTCGGCCTGAAGGACAAAGCCTTGTCGGACGAGGAGTGGCTTCACCTGTTGTCCAAGGATGGGAAGCTCATCAAGCGGCCCATTCTCGTCGATGGTGACCGCGTCGTCGTCGGATTTGACCGGGCGGCGTACGAAGCGGCCGCAGGGGGGCGTTGA
- the thpR gene encoding RNA 2',3'-cyclic phosphodiesterase, translating to MPRLFFGVEVADSARQRLAELCRDLRTLGVRAGNWSPPALYHITSLFLGQVDDAVLPELEAIGQTAASHVAPWTITLDGAGTFLRKRILWAGVREDAGLAGLETVHRALREQAAPRPWARLEERPYRAHLTLARQLDVDSWTALESRARALAERATAGLAWPVEALCLFESVRAGGRLVYPVRMRFPFRGR from the coding sequence GTGCCGCGCCTTTTCTTCGGCGTCGAGGTGGCGGATTCGGCCCGGCAGCGGCTGGCGGAACTGTGCCGGGATCTGCGCACGCTCGGCGTCCGCGCGGGAAACTGGTCGCCACCCGCACTGTATCACATTACGAGCCTGTTCCTCGGCCAGGTGGACGACGCCGTCCTGCCGGAACTCGAGGCCATCGGCCAGACCGCGGCGTCGCATGTGGCACCCTGGACGATCACGCTGGACGGCGCAGGCACCTTCCTGCGAAAACGCATTTTGTGGGCCGGTGTCCGCGAGGACGCCGGCCTGGCGGGGCTGGAGACTGTGCACCGGGCCCTGCGTGAGCAGGCGGCACCGCGGCCGTGGGCGCGGTTGGAGGAGCGCCCGTACCGGGCGCACCTGACCCTCGCCCGCCAACTGGACGTCGACAGCTGGACGGCGCTCGAGTCCCGCGCCCGCGCCTTGGCCGAACGCGCCACGGCTGGCCTGGCTTGGCCGGTCGAGGCGCTTTGCTTGTTCGAGTCCGTGCGGGCGGGGGGCCGGTTGGTGTATCCGGTGCGGATGCGCTTTCCGTTCCGCGGACGTTAG
- a CDS encoding MBL fold metallo-hydrolase — protein sequence MKPIEMGHDVWMIDLMEQDRPCRSGAYVILDEQPTLIETGSAKSHELLIDGLRQLGLSPADLAYVIVTHVHLDHAGGAGHMMQAASNAQLVVHPRGARHMIDPSRLWEGARAVYGSKLEAYFGSILPVPEARVLVRQHEETLSIGRRTLTFYDSPGHAKHHFTVLDPVSDALYAGDALGIRYRTCFTGWDFEWVLPSTSPVDFDPAAVHRTAAMLEKLPFQWVYHTHFGKSPKEEAIRGTVRGADAFAELIAQVYQPGIDPETVMNALRAWIRDDLIRQGYRPGDDIEVLDIDVVLDSLGLIHYEQRRRQA from the coding sequence ATGAAGCCAATCGAGATGGGCCATGATGTGTGGATGATTGACCTGATGGAGCAGGACCGGCCGTGCCGGTCGGGGGCCTACGTGATCCTGGACGAGCAGCCGACGCTGATTGAAACCGGGTCCGCCAAGTCACACGAACTCCTGATCGACGGCTTGCGCCAACTCGGCCTCTCCCCCGCAGATCTGGCCTACGTCATTGTCACGCACGTCCACCTCGACCACGCGGGCGGCGCCGGCCACATGATGCAGGCGGCATCGAACGCCCAGTTGGTGGTGCATCCGCGGGGGGCGCGCCACATGATCGACCCCTCCCGCCTGTGGGAAGGCGCGCGCGCCGTGTACGGGAGCAAGCTCGAGGCGTATTTCGGATCCATTCTCCCGGTGCCTGAAGCGCGCGTCCTCGTCCGCCAGCATGAAGAGACCCTGTCCATCGGGAGGCGTACCCTGACCTTCTACGACTCGCCGGGTCACGCCAAGCATCACTTCACCGTCTTGGACCCGGTCTCCGACGCATTGTATGCGGGAGACGCCCTCGGCATCCGCTACCGGACCTGCTTCACTGGCTGGGACTTCGAGTGGGTGTTGCCCTCCACGTCACCGGTCGACTTCGATCCCGCTGCCGTCCACCGCACCGCCGCCATGCTTGAGAAACTCCCGTTCCAGTGGGTGTACCACACCCATTTCGGCAAATCTCCGAAGGAGGAGGCCATCCGCGGCACCGTGCGCGGTGCGGACGCGTTCGCCGAGCTCATCGCTCAAGTGTACCAACCCGGCATCGATCCGGAGACGGTGATGAACGCCCTGCGCGCCTGGATCCGGGACGACCTCATCCGACAGGGATACCGGCCGGGTGACGACATCGAGGTGCTCGACATCGACGTCGTCCTCGACTCCCTCGGTCTGATTCACTACGAACAACGCCGGCGCCAGGCCTAA
- a CDS encoding FtsW/RodA/SpoVE family cell cycle protein, whose product MQVKPHSMDYPLFFTVLILVAAGVLTVFSASSAKALHDHLPASYYATRQLVAAIVGVVLLAGVARIPYTFWYRRAPLLVVAGYLLLCLVFVPHIGMNEGGGWRWIGRGGLHMQPSELAIIFNVIYLAFFFTKKAVFAHDFKKGYLPAMIVTGLTFLLILLEPDMGTAMTLAFSSVVVLFASGVALRPLLGVVGGLGVAGVLLAFVESYRSARVAAWLHPFQYADSIGLQLVQGLTALSAGGWFGRGFDMSMEKLGYLPAPYTDFVFPVFVEEWGLVGAIAMLCAFCFVIWRGFVTARFAKDRFGALLAVGITGMLAIKTFVNLGAVTGLLPVTGIPLPFISYGGTSLVMNLFAVGLLLSVSRYTLEEEPEVDPLADVIPVEEAQARRTARSPADIGASEGDHAGTPQHRRPAEVHPLSSARRAKAGSPSRAGDPPTWRTRRASAAAQEAPSRPPARGPVPPERTWAARHNQDPPHPPAPRGGPGGRGKTRWRDRFRKER is encoded by the coding sequence ATGCAGGTCAAACCACACTCGATGGACTATCCCCTGTTTTTCACCGTGCTGATCCTCGTCGCGGCCGGTGTCCTGACCGTGTTCTCGGCCAGCTCCGCGAAAGCCCTGCATGACCATCTGCCCGCCTCGTACTACGCCACGCGACAATTGGTGGCCGCCATCGTCGGTGTGGTCCTTCTCGCTGGCGTGGCCCGCATCCCATACACATTCTGGTACCGCCGTGCACCGCTCCTGGTGGTGGCCGGATACCTCTTGCTGTGCCTGGTGTTCGTCCCGCACATCGGCATGAACGAAGGCGGCGGCTGGCGTTGGATCGGCCGCGGCGGGCTCCACATGCAGCCCTCCGAGCTCGCCATCATCTTTAATGTGATCTATCTCGCGTTTTTCTTCACCAAGAAAGCGGTCTTCGCACACGACTTCAAAAAGGGCTATCTGCCCGCCATGATCGTCACCGGCCTGACCTTCCTGCTCATCCTCCTCGAGCCAGACATGGGGACCGCGATGACCCTGGCGTTCAGCAGTGTCGTCGTGCTGTTCGCATCCGGAGTGGCCTTGCGCCCCTTGCTCGGCGTCGTCGGTGGGCTGGGGGTGGCCGGCGTCCTTCTCGCCTTCGTGGAATCCTACCGTTCCGCCCGTGTCGCCGCCTGGTTACATCCCTTCCAGTACGCCGACAGCATCGGCCTGCAGTTGGTACAGGGACTGACCGCCCTCTCGGCGGGAGGGTGGTTTGGCCGCGGATTCGACATGAGCATGGAAAAGCTCGGCTATCTCCCGGCGCCGTACACCGATTTCGTGTTCCCCGTGTTCGTCGAGGAATGGGGCCTGGTGGGCGCCATCGCCATGCTGTGCGCGTTTTGCTTCGTCATCTGGCGAGGGTTCGTGACGGCCCGTTTCGCCAAGGACCGTTTTGGCGCACTGCTCGCCGTCGGGATCACTGGCATGCTCGCCATCAAGACGTTCGTCAACCTGGGAGCGGTGACCGGCCTCCTTCCGGTGACCGGAATTCCGCTTCCCTTCATCAGCTACGGCGGCACCTCGCTGGTCATGAACCTGTTCGCCGTCGGATTGCTGCTGAGCGTCTCCAGGTATACATTGGAGGAAGAGCCCGAGGTCGATCCGTTGGCGGACGTGATTCCGGTGGAGGAAGCGCAAGCCCGCCGGACCGCCCGCAGCCCAGCGGACATCGGCGCCTCAGAGGGCGATCACGCCGGCACACCGCAACACCGCCGCCCGGCGGAGGTCCACCCCCTCTCCTCCGCCCGCCGCGCGAAGGCGGGGTCTCCATCGCGCGCCGGCGATCCGCCCACCTGGCGCACCAGGCGCGCGTCGGCCGCCGCGCAAGAGGCCCCGAGCCGTCCGCCGGCGCGCGGCCCCGTCCCTCCCGAGCGCACGTGGGCAGCACGCCACAATCAGGACCCGCCTCATCCCCCAGCGCCGCGCGGGGGACCCGGCGGACGCGGCAAAACCAGATGGCGGGACCGATTCAGAAAGGAGCGCTGA
- a CDS encoding glycerophosphodiester phosphodiesterase → MRKAGQPYPFDELQRPLIMAHRGDPVHAPENTLPAFESAILRGADALEADVHWTRDGVIVVIHDEVVDRVSDGHGRVRDMSWSELRRLDFGYRFTLDGRTFPYRGRGIRMLTLRELLTRFPEARFNIDIKPKDPPSLAQFVREVVECRAERRVFAASFHHKVLNRLRRIYPQLATGASPCEAMAALARLHAGVGLGRVKYKALQVPPRVRGIPWLTERWLERAHRAGLAVHVWTVNDPADMERLFDLGVDGIVTDDPGQGVAVRARWAARQPREGGRTKWIS, encoded by the coding sequence GTGAGAAAGGCCGGACAGCCCTATCCGTTTGATGAGTTGCAGCGTCCGTTGATCATGGCGCATCGGGGGGACCCGGTGCACGCACCGGAGAATACCCTGCCCGCTTTCGAATCGGCCATTTTGCGCGGCGCGGACGCCCTGGAGGCGGATGTGCACTGGACGCGCGACGGGGTGATTGTCGTCATTCACGATGAGGTGGTCGACCGTGTGAGCGACGGCCACGGGCGGGTTCGAGACATGTCCTGGTCGGAACTGAGACGGCTTGACTTCGGCTACCGATTCACCCTGGACGGGCGGACGTTTCCCTATCGCGGCCGAGGCATCCGCATGCTCACGCTGCGTGAACTGCTGACGCGCTTTCCCGAGGCGCGATTCAATATCGACATCAAGCCGAAAGATCCCCCATCTCTCGCACAATTCGTGCGTGAAGTGGTCGAGTGCCGGGCCGAACGGCGAGTGTTCGCGGCGTCATTTCACCATAAGGTGCTGAACCGGCTTCGCAGGATCTACCCGCAGCTCGCCACCGGTGCGTCCCCGTGCGAGGCCATGGCCGCTTTGGCGCGCCTGCACGCCGGCGTCGGGCTGGGACGGGTGAAGTACAAAGCCTTGCAGGTGCCTCCCAGGGTGCGTGGCATTCCCTGGTTGACGGAGCGGTGGTTGGAACGGGCGCATCGGGCCGGATTGGCGGTGCACGTGTGGACGGTCAACGATCCGGCTGATATGGAACGGCTTTTCGATCTGGGCGTCGATGGCATTGTCACGGATGATCCGGGCCAGGGGGTGGCGGTTCGCGCTCGGTGGGCGGCGCGCCAACCCCGGGAAGGCGGGAGGACGAAGTGGATATCCTGA
- a CDS encoding FtsW/RodA/SpoVE family cell cycle protein, translating to MDILKRNLKELDFTLIGTLVALGAFGCLAVLAATYGKSASNMPSHPVAKQILWQTVGFVVMWFVVAYDYRSLRKWRWWLYGISIFLLLAVFARPAIQGAHAWLDFGPVSLQPSEFAKLTMIIAIAGHMANVDEQEFPDYGLRNTWQVFVLFAIPFVLTLKEPALGQALVMFAIAGTMYTVFARRSHFVLIIGSIVVVVAGLVVVATQFPDKAQQFVNGVLVKHHLLKPFQADRIVTWLDPQYDPLNTGYNVRQAQIAVGSGQIFGEGLFNGIETRGGWVPNQWNDYIFTAIAEEFGFVGSSLLIFLFLVFLHRLVRIARTAQDTFGTYLVMGMVGMFAFQVFENIGMDMYLSPSTGITLPFISYGGSSVVANYVMVGLALSVSLRRRKLRFD from the coding sequence GTGGATATCCTGAAGCGAAATCTAAAGGAATTGGATTTCACGTTGATCGGGACGCTGGTGGCACTCGGCGCCTTCGGGTGCCTCGCTGTGCTGGCGGCGACCTACGGCAAATCGGCATCCAACATGCCGAGTCATCCGGTGGCAAAGCAGATCCTTTGGCAGACCGTGGGCTTTGTGGTCATGTGGTTCGTGGTCGCGTATGATTACCGGTCCCTTCGCAAGTGGCGATGGTGGTTATACGGGATCTCCATCTTCCTGTTGCTCGCCGTGTTTGCCCGGCCCGCCATTCAGGGGGCTCACGCCTGGCTGGACTTCGGACCGGTCAGCCTGCAGCCCTCCGAGTTCGCCAAGCTCACGATGATCATCGCCATCGCGGGCCATATGGCGAACGTGGACGAACAGGAGTTTCCCGACTACGGCCTGCGCAACACCTGGCAGGTGTTCGTCCTGTTTGCCATTCCGTTCGTGCTGACGCTGAAGGAGCCGGCCCTGGGACAAGCCCTGGTGATGTTCGCCATCGCCGGGACGATGTACACGGTCTTCGCCCGACGGTCGCACTTCGTCTTGATCATCGGCTCCATCGTCGTGGTCGTCGCAGGACTGGTGGTGGTCGCCACCCAGTTTCCGGACAAGGCGCAGCAGTTCGTGAATGGGGTCCTGGTCAAGCACCATCTGCTCAAACCGTTCCAAGCGGACCGCATCGTCACCTGGCTGGATCCGCAGTACGATCCGCTGAACACCGGCTATAATGTCCGCCAGGCGCAGATCGCCGTCGGATCCGGTCAGATCTTCGGCGAGGGCCTGTTCAACGGCATCGAGACGCGCGGCGGCTGGGTACCGAACCAGTGGAACGACTACATCTTCACGGCCATCGCCGAAGAGTTCGGTTTCGTGGGCTCGAGTCTGCTCATCTTCCTGTTCCTCGTCTTCCTGCACCGGTTGGTGCGCATCGCCCGGACGGCACAGGATACGTTCGGTACCTACCTGGTGATGGGCATGGTCGGCATGTTCGCCTTCCAGGTGTTTGAGAACATCGGGATGGACATGTACCTCAGCCCGTCGACCGGCATCACGTTGCCGTTCATCAGCTACGGCGGCAGTTCCGTCGTGGCAAACTACGTGATGGTCGGGCTCGCGCTGAGCGTGTCCTTGCGCCGCAGGAAGCTTCGGTTCGACTGA
- a CDS encoding pyridoxal phosphate-dependent aminotransferase: protein MRVPMADRMERLPKQFFANLVARVNERIRAGRDVINLGQGNPDLPTPAHVVEALRDAARDPKTHRYPPFSGLPTLKRAVAQFYEREYGVKVDPEREVAILVGGKTGLVELSEIYLNPGDAALVPDPGYPDYLSGIALAGGEAIPYPITAETGYLPDLSTISDAAWRRTKLWFLNYPNNPTGAVAPASFFAEAVALAEERGVIVVHDFAYGAIGYDGFRPPSFLATPGAKQVGVEIYTMSKTYNMAGWRLAFAVGNPDVVSAINLMQDHYYVSVFAAVQLAGVAALTGSQACVRALVETYQSRRDAFIGELARHGVQVPAPKGSFFVWMPVPRGYTSAEFADHLLDHADVMVAPGIGFGVHGEGFVRIGLLDEEVRLREAARRIAAAL, encoded by the coding sequence ATGCGCGTACCGATGGCCGACCGAATGGAACGATTGCCAAAACAGTTTTTTGCCAATCTGGTGGCGCGGGTCAACGAACGGATACGGGCGGGGCGGGACGTCATCAATCTCGGGCAAGGCAACCCGGATCTGCCGACTCCGGCCCATGTGGTCGAGGCGTTGCGCGACGCGGCGCGCGATCCCAAAACCCATCGGTACCCGCCGTTTTCGGGGCTGCCCACACTGAAGCGCGCGGTGGCCCAATTCTACGAACGGGAGTACGGGGTAAAGGTGGATCCCGAGCGGGAGGTCGCCATCCTCGTCGGGGGCAAGACCGGGCTCGTGGAGCTGAGCGAAATCTACCTCAATCCAGGCGATGCCGCGCTCGTGCCCGACCCCGGGTACCCGGATTACCTCTCCGGCATCGCGTTGGCGGGCGGAGAGGCCATTCCATATCCCATCACCGCCGAAACCGGATACCTGCCGGACCTCAGCACCATCTCGGACGCGGCGTGGCGGCGGACGAAACTGTGGTTCCTCAATTATCCCAACAACCCGACGGGCGCCGTCGCGCCGGCTTCCTTTTTCGCCGAAGCGGTTGCGCTCGCCGAGGAGCGGGGCGTCATCGTGGTGCACGATTTCGCCTACGGGGCCATCGGATACGACGGCTTCCGTCCGCCTTCCTTCCTCGCCACACCGGGTGCCAAACAGGTGGGCGTCGAAATCTACACCATGAGCAAGACCTACAACATGGCGGGCTGGCGCCTCGCCTTCGCCGTCGGCAATCCGGATGTCGTATCGGCCATCAACCTGATGCAGGATCACTACTACGTGTCTGTATTCGCCGCGGTCCAGCTGGCGGGGGTCGCCGCGCTGACGGGTTCGCAGGCGTGCGTACGGGCGTTGGTGGAGACATATCAGTCCCGGCGGGACGCGTTTATCGGCGAACTGGCGAGGCACGGCGTACAGGTGCCTGCGCCGAAGGGGTCGTTTTTCGTGTGGATGCCTGTACCACGAGGGTACACCTCGGCCGAGTTCGCCGATCATCTGCTCGATCACGCCGACGTCATGGTCGCCCCGGGCATCGGCTTTGGCGTCCACGGGGAAGGGTTTGTTCGGATTGGGCTGCTGGATGAGGAGGTGAGACTCCGGGAGGCGGCGCGGCGAATCGCCGCGGCCCTGTGA
- a CDS encoding carboxypeptidase-like regulatory domain-containing protein, with translation MTIRHRWVPTLMLCACMTAWTTWPVSTVTAQPVPGPSSGQVQQAPPVPAVPESDPAAPETQRPSMPAPLPPPTPGSAQTQFSPYVPWPTSKLRVRVIDGRTQQPIEGAEVVLIETEQRATTGPDGYTQWMDAPIIRNPRYRPMVAELHGQLGVIAYKNGYRDSIHLGIRMHEGIPSETTVWMYKLGPGDTRVEPVLYQVPYHHVWLVELADKFRSKTQPGEGPERP, from the coding sequence GTGACCATCCGACACAGGTGGGTTCCTACCTTAATGCTGTGTGCCTGTATGACGGCGTGGACCACGTGGCCCGTCTCCACCGTGACGGCGCAACCCGTTCCGGGCCCAAGCTCTGGGCAGGTGCAACAGGCTCCGCCGGTCCCGGCCGTGCCAGAGAGCGACCCAGCCGCACCGGAGACCCAGCGGCCATCCATGCCCGCGCCGTTGCCACCGCCGACCCCTGGATCGGCGCAGACGCAGTTCAGCCCCTACGTCCCCTGGCCCACTTCGAAGCTGCGCGTACGGGTGATTGACGGCCGGACGCAGCAGCCGATCGAGGGGGCAGAGGTGGTCCTGATTGAAACCGAACAGCGGGCCACCACGGGGCCGGACGGCTACACCCAGTGGATGGACGCACCCATCATCCGCAATCCCCGCTACCGGCCGATGGTGGCGGAGTTGCATGGGCAGCTGGGGGTCATCGCGTATAAAAACGGCTACCGGGACTCCATTCACCTCGGCATCCGGATGCACGAGGGAATTCCCAGCGAGACGACGGTGTGGATGTACAAGCTGGGACCGGGAGATACGCGCGTGGAACCGGTGCTGTACCAGGTGCCATACCATCACGTGTGGCTGGTGGAGTTGGCGGACAAGTTCCGCAGCAAGACGCAACCCGGTGAGGGGCCGGAACGCCCGTGA
- a CDS encoding SpoIID/LytB domain-containing protein has translation MNKFILGGLSALVCLGFTVLHAPEARAEHTIYNTPLPSTIRVAIRSENPSGESDPRGRIVWVQTVPFEEYCEDVLPNEWVPSWHIEALKAGAMAVKMFAWYHHLHPVTIDGFTFDVDNTVNFQTFRYWSRQPETNAAVQAVRNAAYVKQNGEIIELNYRAGYRNSPNWQYRNAQKMAQWGSQYWAERGRNWVQILQFYYMDRTLRWIR, from the coding sequence ATGAACAAGTTCATCCTCGGCGGTCTGTCCGCGTTGGTGTGCTTGGGGTTCACCGTGCTCCACGCGCCCGAAGCGCGGGCAGAGCACACCATTTACAACACCCCGCTGCCATCCACCATCCGGGTGGCCATCCGGTCGGAGAACCCGAGCGGGGAATCGGATCCGCGGGGCCGCATCGTGTGGGTGCAGACCGTCCCGTTCGAGGAGTACTGCGAGGACGTCCTGCCCAACGAGTGGGTGCCCTCCTGGCACATTGAGGCGTTGAAGGCGGGTGCGATGGCGGTAAAGATGTTCGCCTGGTACCATCACCTGCACCCCGTGACGATCGACGGCTTCACATTCGACGTCGACAATACGGTCAACTTCCAGACTTTCCGCTACTGGTCCAGGCAGCCCGAGACCAATGCGGCGGTGCAGGCGGTGCGTAACGCGGCCTACGTCAAACAAAACGGGGAGATCATCGAATTGAACTACCGCGCAGGTTATCGCAACAGCCCAAACTGGCAATACCGCAACGCACAGAAGATGGCACAGTGGGGCAGTCAGTATTGGGCGGAGCGAGGCCGGAACTGGGTCCAGATCCTGCAGTTCTACTATATGGATCGAACGCTGCGATGGATTCGCTGA